CAGAACCCCGACATCACCAACAAGGACTGGCGGCTCACCCTCAGCCGCGCGTTCGGCAAGAAGGCGGCGGCCCCGGTCGAGGCCTTCAAGGCGCACGGCGCCGACTTCGTCGTGCGCGACGATCTCGCCTCGCTCGTCGCCGGCATGAACGCCATCGCCGGCAACGCGCGCATCGAGCTTGCCGCGCTCGAAGCCGAGATCGTCGCGCGCGACCGCGAGATCGCCAACCCGTTCTCGAAGGATGCGCAGGTGATGGGCATCATGAACGCGCGTCGCGCGCTGTCGGAGAAGCTCGTGCGCACCGCGAAGCCGCATCGCCTCCTCGATCCCGCGCACGGTCCGCTGATCGCCGTGCGCCTGTCCATCCTCACGCGCAAGACGCTCGGCGGCTTCGCATGCGACCTCGACGGCCGCGTGCTCGGGCGCGACGGCGCGCCCATCGCCGGGCTCTATGCGGCCGGCGAGGCCGCGGGCTTCGGCGGCGGCGGCATGCACGGCTATCGCGCGCTGGAGGGCACGTTTCTCGGCGGCTGCCTGTTCTCGGGCCGCGTCGCCGGGCGCGCCGCGGCCTCCGCCGTGGCGTAAGGCTCAGTCTTTTCGAGCACGACGATGATGTCGGCTTCCGTCGCCCGCGTGTAGACGAGCGCGAGCGGCAACGCGTAGCGCGCGATCGTCGCCGTCACGAAGGCAACGAAGCTCTCCGCGTCCCAGACGTGATAGTGGAAGCGGATGTCGTCCATGTCTGCGTGGTCGGCGTTGGCCTCCGCGACCGCCTGCTCCTGGCCGCCGGCCTCGATGTAGTAGCGGACGAAATGCGCGCGCTGGCGCGGCGCCGTGCCGAGCTCGTGATCGTCGACGAGATGCTCGAAGGGGGTGAGCGAGCGCGGCTTGTCCATGCAGTAGCGCTTGTCGGGCGCCGCGATCATCGCCCGCCCGCCCGGCACGAGCTTCCGCGCGATGCTTTGCAGGAAAAGGATCGGGTCCTGCAGATGCTCGATGACATGGTTGGCGATGAGGAAGTCGAACGCCGCATCGGGCAGCCCGTCGAGCGTCTCGGCCTGCCCGACGTAGTCCGGCGCCATCAGCGGGCGGCCGCAATCGGGATCGTAGACCTCGCGCAACGTCTGCGCGGGATAGCGATCGTAGAAGGCGATCTCGCGATCGGGCGGCAGGTCGTTCGGCTGCGAGAAGGCGCCGATCTCGACGCCTCGCCCTTTGAGGAACGCCGCGGCGATCGAGGCGCGGTTCAGGTAGAAGTCCGTGGTCGCGCCGAGCGGCGGCACCTCGTAGGTCGTCGTGCAGCCGATCAGGCTCTGGCCGAGGTCGTCGCGCAGCGCAACGACGTCGCCGTGCGCCAGGCGCCGCGGAAACACGAAGCAGAAGCCGAGGCCGTCGAAGCCCAGCGCGCGCTTCACGTCGGGCCGCGCGATCCACGGCGTCACCGTGCCGACCGGCGCGCCGTTCACCGCGATGGTGACGACGATCTTAGGGCCGGCGCGCCGCCCGACCCAGGCGGCGATGTAGTAGGAGGTACACGCATCGAGATCGCCGACGACACGGTAGGTGTTGAGCACGAAGCCGAGCGGCGAGCCGTCGCCGCCGAGATCGGGCACGTCGCGCGCGAGCGCCGCCGGATCGAGGTCGGGCCCCGGCGGCGGCGCGTCGCGCCCGGCGGCGAGGTAGTGGCGCATCGGATCGATCGCGGCGGCAAGCCCGGCCCGCACGCGATACCACGCCGGATCGAGCCACCTGTTGGGCCGCCGGCCACGCCGCCAGCCGCCCTCGAGATAGTCGACGAGCGCGTTGGCCTGCGGGGCTGCGGAGAGGTGTTGCGCGCG
This Beijerinckiaceae bacterium RH AL1 DNA region includes the following protein-coding sequences:
- a CDS encoding protein of unknown function (ID:RHAL1_03080;~source:Prodigal:2.6) is translated as MLAALAGRLRRWRDRRRIAASGAFDAAWYLRRYPDVAAAGIDPLRHYVESGCREGRFPNPIFDTAWYRAQHLSAAPQANALVDYLEGGWRRGRRPNRWLDPAWYRVRAGLAAAIDPMRHYLAAGRDAPPPGPDLDPAALARDVPDLGGDGSPLGFVLNTYRVVGDLDACTSYYIAAWVGRRAGPKIVVTIAVNGAPVGTVTPWIARPDVKRALGFDGLGFCFVFPRRLAHGDVVALRDDLGQSLIGCTTTYEVPPLGATTDFYLNRASIAAAFLKGRGVEIGAFSQPNDLPPDREIAFYDRYPAQTLREVYDPDCGRPLMAPDYVGQAETLDGLPDAAFDFLIANHVIEHLQDPILFLQSIARKLVPGGRAMIAAPDKRYCMDKPRSLTPFEHLVDDHELGTAPRQRAHFVRYYIEAGGQEQAVAEANADHADMDDIRFHYHVWDAESFVAFVTATIARYALPLALVYTRATEADIIVVLEKTEPYATAEAAARPATRPENRQPPRNVPSSAR